In the genome of Plectropomus leopardus isolate mb chromosome 19, YSFRI_Pleo_2.0, whole genome shotgun sequence, the window ACGTGACTTTctaatttttgaaatttctttttttaaattatatctatttttttatttcaaaatttccaaagtgccaaaatgtcatttttagattttctgaTAGTAAAGCAAAgaatttttggatttgtttaTTGTAGTGGataattatttgaattaaattaattgtttagtTTGACCTATTTTCCAGACAGGTAGCAATATCAGTTTCAgacaatgaacaaaaacacaaaatcaaaatatgcaactcaaaaacaaaaatacaaaaatatatcaaatcaaattaCTACAAACAATGAGTAAAATGTACCTCAACAAATGCTATAAGTGAACCataaaaaatgaggaaatagCTAAAATTTATACTGACACTGGTACATAGACGATGACATACAACATTCCTGCATCCATGCTTTGtaaatcaatataaaattaCTATAAAGGTACTAAagagtgtattttttgttgcctgaagatattaaatataataaatgtaaaaacttaaaGGTAGAGGTGGCGGCTAAACAAACATGCTAAAACTGTCATGACTCACTGAAGCAACACATGCAGGGAAGAGCCACATGCAGCAGGCAGGTGGATTCTGCAAAAGTACTTTGGGGAGAGCAGATAAACAGGAGGAAAAGGGACAAAAATCTACAAGTCTGAAAAAGCACAAGGAACACTGACAGATGATCCAACAGAGAAACTGGTAGTAgaaagacaatatttttttatgtaggaACAGGTGAGTAGACTGCAGGACGGATGAGGTACAGGTACATATTACAAACTAATATCGGTGGGGCAAACAAGGGcggaaaagacacaaagacaggaaataaaaccagacatgacacatgaggagtaaacaaacagaaaagccCCACAAATATCGGACTACACACAGAAAACCAGGATCAGGACAGAAACAGACATGTCAGCTGACCCGTGCCGTGTGTGCTCTCTGCTCTCTTGTGggttttcacaaaatatttgtcCCCGCCCTGCTTGACCTCCAGTTGAGGGAGGCTCTCACAGACACTGTGGTGCTGGtcagctctgcagctgcacaaCTGCCGCTCGCCACGAGCTGTGTCTCTGAACACACAACATGTGGAACTTTGAAACAGTTCAGCGGCGCCACTCCTGTCAGCTGAGGCTGAACGGGCTCCAAAGAGCTCTCCAAAACTTTGATTGTAAAAACTGGTCTGATGAGTCTCGATTTTCGACATTCAAATAGTCCGAATTTGAAGGATCCGTCTTGCCTTGAATCGACGGTTCAGGCTGCTCCTGAGGTATTTTCTTGGAACACCAACTGGTAAATGCTAGCTGGGAAGACCATCCTGATGACACGAGCTGAAtattctgtttctctttctgtatcagtctggactcaTTCAGTGGTGCTGCTTTCACAGAGTGGACACCACCACGAGCAGAAACCTCTGCCATGCCGTCTCTGCTGTGAACGTGTCCCCAGTTTGGCGGCAAGAACAATAGCCAGCCAATCAGCGAGCAGATGCACAACaggaaaaacagtcattaaacTGTGTCTGACTGTGAGAAACTACCTAGAAGTTGTTGGGGTCGACGTGCGGCTTCTCAGGGCGCTGGATGCTTAGCTCAAACAGCACATTTCCTCAGAAGTTTATGGAGAGTTTTGGATTAATTATTACTTACAGATCGACGtcagattttcttttgattAGTGTGAAAAAATTTGTGCTTGTGAAAGAAAGATATTACTAGTTGGCATGAAATGAATCATCATTCACACAACTTTAAATCAGGCCAAACTGCACATTCAACTTTTTCCTTTGTCTTTTAATAAAACCGTTGTGGGGCGGCCTCTAGCTCAGTGAGCAGAGCGTGCGCCCCATGTAGGCTGAGCAGTGGCCTGGGTTTGATTCTGGCTTGTGGCCCTGTGCTGTGTGTCATTCCtgttctctctccccctttcctgtcactctctgaCTGCACTACaataaaggcatgaaaagccaaaaaaaccccaaaaccctTGCTTTGTGAAAGTGTTTTGAAAAGCGAATCTCAGTCTTGCGGTCTTGTTTTCTTGGGAGACAGTTGAACTCAGCACGCACTTCCACTGTCTCAGACGTCACTTTAAACTTTGTTCCAAAACTGATAAGAACctcaatacaaacacacacacgtatgcacacACGCCTCAGAGTCACATCAGGAAACCTCAGACGAACTGATTATGTGAGAATAACACGCGGACATTGTCTGCTATGataaatgttaataattgtCATTTAACCGTCCTGTTAATGCAAATGTTTCTTGGTAAATTCACAGAATGACCTTTACAGTTTCTACCTGTCACACACAGTATAGTCGCCATCAAGAAGACATCACTATGTAACAGCATGATGAATACGAATCCAGCGGGTGGCAAAATTTGTGTcatttatgaaaagaaaataagttctTCTCAAACTAAAGTTCACATATTCACAGCTGATAAATCTGAAAATGCTGCTGTCGTGTtaactttttatgatttttttaatgaactcaaTCCAAGGGGTCCACCTCTAGCCCACACACAAAAGGCacacttgtctgctgcagagccgtgtacaagCTCTGGTCtcctggcaatgggaaagcagtctatttttagcaggtttaccagCTTATTAAAAATGCGCATGCACTCGTTAATTTGGGAtattagttagtttgtgttgttgtgactttggtgaatctgaactaaccctttttaacaccaaagtcacacaataacacaaactaactaactggtTGAGGCAGTGGCTTCTATGTTCAGCGATGATAAATCACTGTTTTCTTATTCTGATGGTTGAGTCCTGCAGATACAAAATTGAGAGGAAACTACAGTGTAGATATTCAACACTCCTTCACCTTTACTTTTATTGAAGGGCTTCATGTTTGCTCGTTTTGAGACATGATGCTTTTGGACCTGAGCAGCGACagcttacacacatacactcaacCAGCTGACTGCACTCAGTGTAATAACTTGCTTTGAGATATTTGGCTGTACTTAATTAATGagataaaacatgtaaaatcacAGGTTATACAGCACAAAAGAAAGGTGTtgattgcacatttttattactacaaaacattacaacaactaaacatatataaatatttcataccaCATATCATCATAAATGGTTCATATACTTCCTATGAGGCTGAGTCTCATCTGAACTTCAGGGAGAGAACAGCTGCGAAAGCCGACAGGTACTTGTCCATTGCTGCGTGTAAAACCGGTGTGAAGTCATCGCCCATGTGACAGGCCAGCGTGACGAGCATACAGTGTGAGAAGAGCTGCAGAGAAGGAACAGGCTCAGTTacaaaagtacctcaaattgcAGCACTTGCAGTagatgtacttagttacattccaccactggtgaTTATTATAGAGCCAGAACAGCAACAGGATGTTCTGGCTTTGAAATTCAAATCAGATTCTCAATCCCAAAACTCCCCGCCACTGCTTAATATCCATAGATTATCAGCTAAATGACTGCAGTTTGCTTCCAAAAGAATCTGAATCTCTCACATTTACTTTATAACTGATGATGTAAATTCTGCATTTGTAACCCAGTGCTTTTGACATTAAATGTCCCGATTTGTAAATATGTCcccatatttaaaaatcatgtttaaaatataaatagactCCATATATtgcatgtgtgtaaaatataaatagactCCATATatggtatatgtgtgtgttttgaagttttGATGTACTTGCTCTGCAGTATATATGAACACAGTGAGCTAAACCAGCTGCTGGAAGAAATATGGCAGACAGTTCGTTTTGCAGCTGTAAACAGGAGCTCCTGCTGATGTCACTTTGATCTGATATGGACGTCAGATGATGTCACTGTCTGACACTGAAAACTCAGCAACGTGCTGTGCTTAGAAACTTAACAACAGTTTAGAATGCAGTGGTGGAGCAAatatgtacatttactcaagtacagatttgaggtacttgtactttacttgagaaCATTCTTCTTATGACATATCATATTTATATTCCACTACAATTCAGGTGgatgtcttcttctttttacacattttttaacaatttgatttttgcacgtacaaaacaaacaaaaaaacaacaaaaaaatccaacgTATTAGGGCAGCAACTACTtttgtaatgtcattttttattcaaaaagccaaaaaatatatatatttcataaaaatttTGAGATTTGGTGCGCTGTGAAGACGCTACTTTGGTCACTTTGGATAATTGTGACTGCATTTATCACTATTTTCTggctttttacaaaacaaactatTGATTAATGAAGAAAATAGTCAACCGATTAACCcataatgaaaatgataaatagtTACTGCAGTTGCAGTCCtattcaaaatattcaaaaacaactacaatttcaaagttttcaaagcttttacattaatgcaaatgtaaaaataattttctcttttttttttttttcttttctgccatTCGTCTGTATCGAGTAAACTTCTGACGCTCTAGTAAAGGCACCTTAAAGTTGGTTGGGACAATCCGGAGTGTGTAGGCGTGCAGCGTTTGCAGAGGCTCTAGGGTAACAGCCAGCTGGCTGATGTCTTTGGCTCCCTCTGCGATGGCCTGAACGATTTTCTCACCGTGAGAGAGCAAGTGAGGGGAGCGGGGGCTGATGTCCAGGTGGGAGAAGTACGTCTTGGTACCTGGGAAGGTGGTAAACATCCTGCGGAGGGAGGGAGAAGTTTGTCAGTATGCTGTTGCacttaaagtttgcattcatgtctgtgaaaatgtggatgCTTTACACACAGAAGACCTTTACAGAGTCACCAAATCAGTATCTGCCCAAACTGCCCAAACATCTTCCCTTCTGCTCCTGAGGTGTGACTCTGAGGAACAGCCAGAAATCAGGacgatgtcacagtgaagttgacctttgaccttttgggtATTAAATGTCACcacctcatcattttatcctgtttttatcCTGTCCacacatttgtgtgaatttttgtcataataagtGTATGAATTGTTGAGAtgtgaccaaaaacatgtttaatgagGTCAtagtggccttgacctttgaccaccaaattccaatcagtttatttttgagtccagctggatgtttgtgctaaatttgaagaaattcccaaaAGGCCTTCCTGTGATAATGCGTTCATTAGAATGGGACAGatcgtcatcatcatcctcctcatcatcatcatcttcatcatcatcactgtgaaCTCACAGCCTACTCATTAGAGCATTTCACTACATTACATCTGTAAATCTGCACTTTAATCGGGAGTACCTGTAGAAGATTGTGTAGCCTTGTGAATTTACCTGagaactgtgtaaaaaaaaacatttttttaaaaaaattgacgTGCAGTGCAGTGGTTATTCCACAaccactgcactgtaaaaaccAAGCTCTTTATATCTGGGTCCATCCTtaataatcctttttttttaagttctgaTGAAGAGCTAATATGAAGATCCCaacatttataaacacacaGCTGACTTCTGTCTTAACTACCAATGTCATATCTTGTTTATGTAATGTATATTCCATTTATTTCAAGCAGTTCCAGCAACACTTGTAGTTTAAAGAACAccttcataataataataaagttattCTTTAAACTACAAGTGTTGCTGCAGCTCTTTGCCCTCATAAAGACATTTTCTTCATTCTCCATGCACCTTGGATATTAGTGAGGTTGTGCCAGAAACCCAAACTCTGCATTCATTTCAAGCACACAGACACGTCACGCAAGAGTTTGAACCTACCTAAGAAGTGCTTCTGATCCAATATCTTCTGCCACAGGAGTCAGTTTGTCCCATACTTCTGTAATAAgtgctttctctttctttgaGAGCATTGCAGCTTATTGCACTGAGAATTCACCGTGAAGATCCAGAGTGTGAGGTCAGATTCACAACAGGCGACACATGTGCGCGTTAATCAACCATTTTAACACCATATTAACCAAAACAAAGAGACGGATGGTGGTAAAAGCAATAATTCCCTCTGTGTGTTGAAAATGAGGTGTGATGGTAAAGTGTTGTCTCCCAGTAGCTCTGAGGCCTTATCGGGCTGCAGCCAGGGCAGGGTGGGGACTCCACATCACCGCGCTATCTGCTGTTTCATGTGCGTCATGCTGGATATTTCTACCATAACATGTAGGCTGACCTCAGGGAGCATCTGGGGTGAGGTGGTCTGATGCTGAGCCCCTTGCTTATGGGGATTTTTAACAGgctaacccttcaaaacctaatttgacatcagtttttgtgtgctgtgttcagatgcctctcacaggctatttaaaacattagcaaactgttttaatttctttcagtaacataggaaaaaatgcaatgagcaatttgacaAGAAAGAAGAGGTGATGGAGAAAccgacctgaaaataagtttaaaaggGAGGGGGTTATTAGAGAATTATCAAAAAGGTAGAGAAAaagttcagaaaactatatttacaatcattataataatatatttaaaattagcctatgtcacagaaaaaaatatatatattgttaaattgtctgcacttttggggggtctttttttttttttttttactttttgtgattattttcaggtaattattttGGGTTATGTGTTgttaagatgctcattgccttaggtttcaaagggtcagtcTGCTCCAGAGTACTATTGAATGctcttaaaaagaaaaccatAAATACATTGTTGGCTATAATTGCTTAAAGCTCtaatttttgcacatttcttattaaatctttcttgttttgcaccatgaaaaagaagaaacatatTAAACGTGACTAGACGTGACTTTCTAGATAAACTCCCTCAGCTGCTGCTATCTGCAGCTCCATAAGCTGCTGGTCAGGGGATGGTGGGCGTGAGGCCGGCCTGCATTAGATATCATTCCTGGAGCTGCATCACCCAGAGAACTTCATCTACCTTGAGTTGGTTCATGAAACTGGAATATAGCTCAGAGGTTCtgcttttttatgttgattCAAAAGTAATTCAGAATTTGAAACTGGGTGGGAGGGATCTCACTTTGGAGGCCGGAGGCACCATGGGATGAAGGCCTGGTGCACCTGACTTTGAattaactttcacttttgctgctCTTTTAGTAACACATTTGAACCAACACCATGATGCAGAAAAGCTAGAGAGCAGGCAGGGTCAACAATGatgttttcagtgtaaaaacTAATCAGGGTTTGACATCAGCTATGACCAGAAAAGGTTACTTTGTGGCAACCAAATACCCCCTGTGGCCCCTTAGTTTTTATCAAGTCTCTTTTGAGACTGAGACTGTGTCTCAACAAAGTATTCTCACAGAACTTATGATATGATCAAATGAAAGAATAAAGTTTGAAGACACAAGTTCAAAAGACTGGACTCATTTCACAGTTTAAACTCTTGAGATTTATTAGaatcagattcagattcagacaactttatttatcccaaaggGCAATTCAATTTTGCAGTCTACCAGACcatacatacattttagcaCACAAcactcaagaaaaaaagaaaagaaaagaa includes:
- the zgc:163057 gene encoding hemoglobin subunit alpha-D-like — encoded protein: MLSKKEKALITEVWDKLTPVAEDIGSEALLRMFTTFPGTKTYFSHLDISPRSPHLLSHGEKIVQAIAEGAKDISQLAVTLEPLQTLHAYTLRIVPTNFKLFSHCMLVTLACHMGDDFTPVLHAAMDKYLSAFAAVLSLKFR